A part of Bacillota bacterium genomic DNA contains:
- a CDS encoding argininosuccinate synthase: MKREKVVVAYSGGLDTSVILKWLEEHYGYDAVAVAVDVGQGSAELEGLVEKALRTGAAEAYIEDVREEFVTDFIYPMLRSGAVYEGKYLLGTAIARPVIARKLAEVARRVGATAVAHGATGKGNDQVRFELTLKALAPHLKIIAPWREWTIRSRSDALAYAAAHEIPVPVTAAKPYSMDRNLWHLSFEGGVLEDPWNEPDGEMFLLTCSPQEAPDEPCTVEIEWEKGIPVSVNGRRETPVAMIEGLNELAGRHGIGRADLVENRLVGMKSRGVYETPAGTLLTFAHRELEHLCIDRDTLHFKEHLALKYAELIYYGQWYSPLREALDAFFNFTQERVSGTVKLKLYKGNIMVVGRKSPHTLYNPELATFEEDSLYDQKDAEGFINLFGLPLKIWGMHREKEE; encoded by the coding sequence ATGAAGCGTGAGAAGGTGGTTGTTGCCTATTCGGGAGGCCTTGACACCTCGGTAATTTTGAAATGGCTCGAAGAGCATTACGGTTATGATGCCGTTGCCGTTGCCGTCGATGTCGGCCAGGGCTCTGCCGAACTGGAGGGATTGGTGGAGAAAGCCCTGCGTACCGGTGCCGCCGAAGCATACATTGAAGATGTCCGTGAAGAATTTGTAACCGATTTCATATACCCGATGCTCAGATCGGGAGCTGTCTACGAGGGGAAATATCTTCTGGGAACGGCCATCGCGCGGCCGGTTATCGCCAGGAAACTTGCGGAAGTGGCCAGACGTGTGGGGGCGACAGCCGTTGCTCACGGGGCCACCGGCAAGGGGAATGACCAGGTGCGCTTCGAGCTGACCCTGAAGGCGCTGGCCCCGCATCTGAAGATCATCGCTCCCTGGAGGGAATGGACGATCCGTTCCCGCAGCGATGCCCTGGCTTACGCTGCTGCGCATGAAATACCCGTGCCCGTGACTGCTGCCAAACCTTACAGCATGGATCGCAACCTCTGGCACCTCAGCTTCGAGGGGGGAGTGCTGGAAGACCCCTGGAACGAACCGGACGGGGAGATGTTCCTGCTCACCTGCTCACCGCAGGAGGCTCCCGATGAACCGTGTACAGTGGAGATCGAGTGGGAAAAAGGCATCCCGGTTTCCGTGAACGGTCGGCGGGAGACGCCGGTGGCGATGATCGAGGGGCTCAACGAACTGGCGGGCAGGCATGGGATCGGACGGGCCGACCTGGTGGAAAACAGGCTGGTGGGGATGAAGTCGCGCGGTGTCTACGAGACCCCGGCCGGCACCCTTCTGACCTTTGCCCACCGGGAACTGGAGCATCTCTGCATCGACCGTGACACATTGCATTTCAAGGAACATCTGGCCCTGAAATATGCCGAACTGATCTACTACGGACAATGGTACAGCCCCTTGCGGGAAGCCCTGGATGCTTTCTTCAATTTTACCCAGGAACGGGTAAGCGGCACCGTCAAGCTGAAACTCTACAAGGGGAATATCATGGTCGTGGGCAGGAAGTCGCCCCATACCCTCTACAACCCCGAGCTGGCCACATTCGAAGAAGATTCGCTCTACGACCAGAAAGATGCCGAGGGTTTTATCAACCTTTTCGGCCTGCCATTGAAGATATGGGGTATGCATAGAGAGAAAGAAGAATGA